In Yersinia enterocolitica subsp. enterocolitica, one DNA window encodes the following:
- a CDS encoding dicarboxylate/amino acid:cation symporter gives MKASVFKSLYFQVLTAITLGVLLGHFYPELGAQMKPLGDGFVKLIKMIIAPVIFCTVVTGIAGMESMKAVGRTGAIALLYFEIVSTIALLIGLVIVNVVQPGAGMNIDPATLDAKAVALYAEQASQQGIIPFLLDIIPGSVVGAFASGNILQVLLFAVLFGFALHRLGEKGQLIFNVIESFSRVIFGIINMIMRLAPIGAFGAMAFTIGKYGVGSLVQLGQLIICFYITCVLFVVVVLGSIAKFNGFNIFKFIRYIKEELLIVLGTSSSESVLPRMLDKMEKAGCKKSVVGLVIPTGYSFNLDGTSIYLTMAAVFIAQATNTHMDVIHQVTLLVVLLLSSKGAAGVTGSGFIVLAATISAVGHLPLAGLALILGIDRFMSEARALTNLVGNGVATIVVAKWCNQLDNDQLQAVLSNKTLPNKEIKSSTSA, from the coding sequence ATGAAAGCTTCAGTATTTAAAAGTCTTTATTTTCAGGTGTTAACGGCGATTACCTTGGGCGTATTATTGGGGCACTTTTACCCGGAGCTCGGCGCTCAGATGAAACCTTTGGGTGATGGATTTGTTAAACTAATTAAAATGATTATCGCGCCCGTGATTTTCTGTACCGTCGTGACCGGTATTGCGGGTATGGAAAGTATGAAAGCGGTGGGCCGCACCGGTGCCATTGCGCTGCTTTATTTTGAGATTGTCAGTACCATTGCACTGCTGATTGGCTTGGTGATTGTTAACGTGGTGCAACCCGGTGCTGGTATGAATATCGACCCGGCGACACTGGATGCCAAGGCGGTTGCACTTTATGCCGAGCAAGCCTCACAGCAAGGAATTATACCTTTCTTGCTGGATATCATTCCTGGCAGCGTAGTGGGTGCCTTTGCCAGTGGCAACATTCTGCAAGTCTTACTGTTTGCTGTTCTGTTCGGTTTTGCCCTGCATCGTCTGGGTGAAAAAGGTCAGCTTATCTTTAATGTTATCGAGAGCTTCTCCCGCGTTATCTTCGGCATTATCAATATGATTATGCGCCTGGCACCTATCGGGGCTTTCGGTGCAATGGCCTTTACTATTGGTAAGTACGGTGTGGGTAGCTTGGTGCAGTTGGGTCAGTTGATTATCTGCTTCTACATAACCTGCGTGTTGTTTGTGGTGGTGGTGCTGGGTTCTATCGCGAAATTCAATGGCTTTAATATCTTCAAATTTATCCGTTATATAAAAGAAGAGTTGTTGATCGTGTTAGGGACATCATCTTCAGAGTCTGTGTTGCCGCGCATGCTGGATAAGATGGAGAAAGCGGGGTGTAAGAAGTCTGTGGTGGGCTTGGTTATCCCGACCGGTTACTCGTTTAACCTGGACGGAACCTCTATTTATCTGACGATGGCGGCGGTATTTATTGCCCAGGCTACCAATACCCATATGGATGTTATTCATCAGGTGACCTTATTGGTGGTGCTGTTGCTCTCCTCAAAAGGTGCCGCAGGGGTTACAGGTAGCGGCTTTATCGTGTTGGCGGCCACCATCTCTGCGGTTGGGCATTTACCATTGGCAGGTTTGGCGCTGATTCTGGGTATCGACCGCTTTATGTCGGAAGCCCGTGCGCTGACTAATCTGGTGGGGAATGGGGTTGCAACCATTGTTGTCGCGAAATGGTGTAACCAGTTGGATAACGATCAGCTACAAGCGGTGTTATCAAATAAAACCTTACCGAATAAAGAGATAAAGAGCAGCACATCTGCTTGA
- a CDS encoding discoidin domain-containing protein — MKKQVLATVLLGSLFCASGYAAQIVAVTASGYDSEKGHVPANIADGDVKTRWAASGESWVQLELDKEQSIENILIVPFKPTERKLKFSIFYSNDGKNWQPLAEGLETSSADKNGEKLTFTPVTAKYIKLDTFGTDVNNWSAINEIAINSAAALPSRAIK, encoded by the coding sequence CGGCTCGTTGTTTTGCGCATCTGGCTATGCGGCACAAATTGTTGCGGTAACGGCATCCGGTTATGACAGTGAAAAAGGCCATGTTCCGGCGAATATCGCTGATGGTGATGTTAAAACGCGTTGGGCGGCATCTGGCGAGAGTTGGGTACAGCTTGAACTGGATAAAGAACAATCCATTGAAAATATTCTGATTGTTCCGTTTAAACCCACCGAGCGGAAACTGAAGTTTTCCATTTTTTACTCCAATGATGGTAAGAACTGGCAGCCATTGGCTGAAGGTCTGGAAACATCTTCCGCAGATAAAAATGGTGAAAAACTCACTTTCACTCCCGTCACAGCTAAATATATCAAATTGGATACCTTCGGTACGGATGTTAATAACTGGAGTGCCATTAACGAAATTGCGATTAATAGTGCTGCTGCGCTACCCAGTCGGGCCATCAAATAA